One segment of Megachile rotundata isolate GNS110a chromosome 6, iyMegRotu1, whole genome shotgun sequence DNA contains the following:
- the borr gene encoding borealin-related has protein sequence MPRTKNVRKPKQEQQFAEESDLLIRDFERQAQLRILKMEGEARMAIKSVETFIDVTLSRLPSEIRQMTLGEILNYEIDNKKETCDEVSSSVDDCSLPSVTVKVKGKKNRITASDDGYVTEGVATTRSSRAPKITDSTYVGRTRSSSRNSRIKHSEVNQDTVKKTSKKERIKESMKSNKFKTPATLKPGNLEFGLVTPKIKPNTPLNVLRRPRQGEMVLSMQGSPLLVSAIVQEDTANINVPLANGNVISLLPNDGLRMSHIPELDPETMRQLETLKNHIEKVISAK, from the coding sequence ATGCCGCGAACGAAAAATGTTCGAAAACCAAAACAAGAACAGCAATTTGCCGAAGAAAGTGATTTATTAATAAGAGATTTTGAGCGTCAGGCACAATTACGAATTTTAAAAATGGAAGGAGAAGCAAGAATGGCAATAAAAAGCGTTGAAACTTTCATTGATGTTACTCTTTCACGGCTTCCATCGGAAATACGACAAATGACTCTCGGTGAAATACTTAATTACGAGATCGATAATAAGAAAGAAACTTGTGATGAAGTTTCGTCGTCAGTGGATGATTGTTCATTACCGTCTGTCACAGTAAAAgtgaaaggaaagaaaaatagAATTACTGCATCCGACGACGGATATGTAACCGAAGGCGTCGCTACAACTCGCTCGTCTAGAGCACCAAAAATTACAGACAGTACCTATGTTGGTAGAACACGTAGTAGTTCAAGAAACAGTAGGATTAAGCATAGCGAAGTTAATCAAGACACTGTAAAGAAGACAAGTAAAAAAGAAAGGATTAaagaatcaatgaaatcaaataAATTCAAGACACCTGCAACTTTGAAACCTGGTAATCTTGAGTTTGGTCTTGTAACTCCAAAAATCAAACCAAACACACCATTAAATGTATTAAGACGTCCACGACAAGGAGAAATGGTTCTTAGTATGCAAGGTAGTCCTTTATTAGTTTCTGCAATTGTTCAAGAAGATACAGCTAATATTAATGTACCTTTGGCCAATGGTAACGTTATATCCCTATTACCTAATGATGGTTTACGTATGTCACATATTCCTGAATTAGATCCAGAAACTATGAGGCAGCTAGAAACTCTAAAGAACCATATTGAGAAAGTTATCTCtgcaaaataa
- the LOC100877774 gene encoding leucine-rich repeat-containing protein 51 — protein MDTITYEDPHSDYRRTERQEMLIAPPLDLSFKNATTLNELAGKRPQAVRTGKVPMRTSADRFMTCSLWLSNNLLTSMDGFEDLVRKLLDDPKLLSWVDLSFNEISSIGDDIVHFPNLKILYLHGNKISDINDIIKLKGLHNLRCLSLHGNPVENIPGYRGYIVHILPQLVTIDFSQVISNERKKATPVGFYKMIQSDT, from the exons ATGGATACTATTACTTACGAGGATCCCCATTCTGATTACAGACGAACCGAACGACAAGAAATGTTGATAGCTCCACCATTGGACTTGTCCTTTAAAAATGCAACTACGCTGAATG AATTAGCAGGTAAACGACCACAGGCTGTACGAACGGGTAAAGTTCCAATGCGAACATCTGCAGATCGTTTTATGACATGTTCGTTATGGTTaagcaataatttattaacttcAATGGACGGATTCGAAGACCTTGTACGCAAACTTCTCGATGATCCTAAGCTCCTTAGTTGGGTTGATCTTTCATTTAACGAAATAAGCAGCATTGGTGACGATATTGTACACTttccgaatttgaaaattttgtacttaCATGGAAACAAAATTTCGGACATCAATGACATTATAAAACTAAAAGGTTTACATAATCTTAGATGTTTATCACTGCATGGAAATCCTGTCGAAAATATTCCGGGGTATAGGGGATATATCGTTCATATCCTTCCACAATTAGTAACAATAGACTTTTCACAAGTAATCTCGAATGAAAGGAAAAAAGCTACACCGGTCggattttataaaatgatacaAAGTGATACATGa
- the LOC100881020 gene encoding cyclin-L1 — translation MSNTKENSTAPAKNTTTGNTKPYGKIVLTLQNCLLPEEKLNSTPSHLDGLDAETETDLRILGCELIQTAGILLKLPQVAMATGQVIFQRFYYSKSLVRHNMETTAMGCVCLASKIEEAPRRIRDVINVFNHIKQVSSQKPIQPVILDQNYVALKNQVIKSERRVLKELGFCVHVKHPHKIIVMYLQVLGYEKNHALMQQCWNYMNDSLRSDVFLRHQPETVACACVYLGARQLQLPLPTSPAWFSLFKVNESSIRDVCRRILRLYFRPRVKPEQLEKRVEELRRQYEEARTKARGGDVDSHTPSPPLPKHHNAWGGFISRSGTHAAPERTKSPRRSKSPSTSPSRGEGTKHSKRKKHSRSRSRSHSHGRSRKPKKAQRRRSGSHKSSRSRYRSRSRSRDRDVEKSSKHRSKHRRH, via the exons ATGAGTAATACGAAAGAAAATTCTACAGCTCCAGCAAAAAATACAACTACAGGAAATACCAAGCCTTACGGGAAGATTGTATTAACGTTGCAAAATTGTCTTTTACCCGAAGAAAAGCTTAATTCGACGCCGTCGCATTTAGATGGGTTGGATGCCGAAACCGAAACTGATTTAAGGATATTAGGATGTGAACTTATTCAAACGGCtggtattttattgaaattaccgCAG GTTGCAATGGCTACAGGACAAGTAATATTTCAACGATTTTATTACAGTAAATCCTTAGTTAGACATAATATGGAAACAACTGCAATGGGTTGTGTTTGTTTAGCTAGTAAAATTGAAGAGGCACCTAGACGTATCAGGGATGTTATTAACGTATTTAATCATATTAAACAAGTCTCTAGCCAAAA ACCAATACAGCCTGTGATCCTCGATCAAAATTATGTAGCTTTAAAAAACCAAGTGATTAAATCAGAAAGAAGAGTTCTGAAAGAATTAGGCTTTTGCGTTCATGTAAAACATCCtcacaaaattattgttatGTATTTACAAGTGCTAGGATATGAAAAAAATCATGCTCTGATGCAACAGTGTTGGAATTATATGAATGATTCGTTGAGATCAGATGTATTCTTGAGACATCAGCCTGAGACAGTTGCATGTGCATGCGTGTATTTGGGAGCAAGGCAACTTCAACTTCCTTTACCTACGTCGCCTGCCTGGTTTTCTCTCTTTAAAGTTAACGAATCGTCAATTAGAGATGTATGTCGCCGCATATTGCGGCTCTATTTTCGACCTCGTGTAAAACCTGAACAATTAGAAAAACGCGTAGAAGAGCTCCGTCGTCAGTACGAAGAAGCTAGAACAAAAGCAAGAGGGGGAGATGTTGATAGTCACACGCCAAGTCCACCACTGCCTAAACATCATAATGCCTGGGGCGGATTTATTAGCCGTAGCGGTACACACGCGGCACCCGAACGTACAAAGTCACCTAG GCGCTCAAAGTCTCCTAGTACTTCACCATCTAGGGGTGAAGGAACAAAACATTCCAAGAGAAAGAAACATAGTAGAAGCAGATCTCGCAGTCATAGTCATGGACGTTCTCGGAAACCGAAGAAAGCGCAACGAAGGCGATCTGGCAGTCATAAATCGTCCCGTAGTCGTTACAGATCGCGCAGTCGATCTCGGGATAGAGATGTAGAAAAATCAAGTAAACATCGCAGTAAACACAGACGGCATTGA